Genomic window (bacterium):
CAACATCTACGACCTCGACACCGCCCTCGAGATCGTGCGGGAGTTTGGCGACCCGGCGGCGGTGATCGTGAAGCACGCGATCCCCTGCGGGGTCGGCACCGGGGAGACGGTGCACGAGGCCTACCTGCGCGCGCGGGAGGGAGACCCAGTGTCCGCGTTCGGGGGCATCGTCGCCGTCAACCGCCCCGTCGATCGGGCGACCGCCGAGGCGCTGGCTGAAACGTTCTTGGAAGCGGTGATCGCTCCGGGGTTCGCGGAGGACGGCCGCGCCGTTCTCGCCGCGAAGAAAAACCTGCGGCTGATGGATACCGGGCCGTTCGTCCCGCGGCCGCCGGCTTCGGGCGGAGGGGGCGAGGCGTTTCCGATGGATCTCCGCCGCGTCCGGGGCGGCCTCCTCGTGCAGGAGCGGGACAGCGTGGACCTGATTGAAGAGACCCTCCGGGTCGTCACCTCCCGGGCGCCGACGGCGCGCGAGTGGATCGACCTCCGGTTTGCCTGGACGGTCTGCCGGTACGTGCGCTCGAACGCGATCGTCCTGGCGCGCGACCGCCAGGTGGTCGGCATCGGGGCCGGGCAGGTGAACCGCGTGGAGCCCGTCCGCTTGGCGGCGCGCCAGGCCGGCCCGCGGGCCCGCGGCGCCGCCATGGCCTCGGAGGCGTTCTTCCCGTTCCCGGACGCGGTGGAGGAAGCGATCAAAGCCGGGGTCACCGCCGTGATTCACCCGGGGGGATCGATACGGGACGCCGCGGTCGTCGCCGCCGCCGAGGCGGCCGGGATGGCGATGGTCACCACGGGCGTCCGACACTTCCGGCATTGATCGCGGGCAGCGCGACCCGGCTAAAGGGGGGCCCCCGGGCTGTTTGACTTTCCTATAAATAAGGGTATAATAGCAAGTAGCAGAAGCTGACCAGGCGAGTCCAATGGGGCAATGCTGCCGATTCTCGAAAGAGGTCGGCTTTGATATTTTCCAGGCCTAATGCATCAGGACCACCACCACCCCCGCCCCCCACGCGGTGGCCAGCAGATTCACCGCTGAGTTGTCCACCCAGCGGCACCGACCCTCGATCGTGGCCCCCAAGAGGCTGTCCAGCATCGCACCGGAGAATCCCGCTACCAGGGTCGGCAGCCCGCCGCCGCGGCCCGGGCCGGCGGGGGCGAGGATCGCCGCGGCGGCGCAGATCAGTAGGGCGCCGGCCAAGGCGCCCGCGGTTCCGACCGGGGTAATGCCGCCCGACACCCCGTGGGGGACGGGACGACCCGTCGTGATCAGGTGCGGCTTGGTGCGGCTCCAGCG
Coding sequences:
- the purH gene encoding bifunctional phosphoribosylaminoimidazolecarboxamide formyltransferase/IMP cyclohydrolase encodes the protein MKIARALLSVWDKTGVVEFARGLTGFGVEILSTGGTATALRGAGVPVVDLSEVTGSPEILGGRVKTLHPAVHGGLLAVRDDPAHMAELDRHGIRPIDLVAVTLYPFEAAVAGGAGLAAAIEQIDIGGVTLLRAAAKNFAGVVALSRPAQYAEVLAELRETRTVGPETRLRFAREAFARTSGYDAAIARYLGGEPFPAQLLLDFEKVQDLRYGENPHQRGAFYREPGSVGPSVAAAVQLSGKALSYNNIYDLDTALEIVREFGDPAAVIVKHAIPCGVGTGETVHEAYLRAREGDPVSAFGGIVAVNRPVDRATAEALAETFLEAVIAPGFAEDGRAVLAAKKNLRLMDTGPFVPRPPASGGGGEAFPMDLRRVRGGLLVQERDSVDLIEETLRVVTSRAPTAREWIDLRFAWTVCRYVRSNAIVLARDRQVVGIGAGQVNRVEPVRLAARQAGPRARGAAMASEAFFPFPDAVEEAIKAGVTAVIHPGGSIRDAAVVAAAEAAGMAMVTTGVRHFRH